Proteins encoded by one window of Girardinichthys multiradiatus isolate DD_20200921_A chromosome 14, DD_fGirMul_XY1, whole genome shotgun sequence:
- the LOC124881373 gene encoding uncharacterized protein LOC124881373 translates to MLMTFSSTYNESAPHPELPPMNFFLSLYVICLVSRPSSTIFLMFVIIDTCLHLPLSVFILYHGLQQWRKTSTSSATPISHSDCFTYHLAGMELIGVIGYIVSSCAIYMENTLFLQSSILIYSITWFGEMCFHMLTCVEHYLAVVHPIIYLNLRNERWIRIRTVITGFVWLLCLSWVILVTVKHFLVVIFCFVIFCLLVVSFCNFSVLSVLIRPGPGGQGGGRERADQSKRRAFYTIVAILGTLVLRFAWGLFWTIVYVSKGNTDCVTMTVDVWFSLPSSLMLPLLFLYRTGRCLFCKKNIPSA, encoded by the coding sequence aTGTTGATGACCTTCTCTTCAACCTACAATGAATCTGCTCCTCACCCAGAACTTCCCCCCATGAACTTCTTCTTGTCTTTATACGTGATTTGCCTCGTTTCCAGACCAAGCTCCACCATCTTTCTTATGTTTGTCATCATTGACACCTGTCTTCACCTTCCTCTCTCAGTATTCATACTCTATCATGGTCTTCAACAGTGGAGAAAGACCTCCACCTCCTCAGCGACACCAATCAGTCACTCCGACTGCTTCACCTACCACTTGGCCGGCATGGAGCTGATTGGTGTCATTGGTTATATCGTTTCTTCTTGTGCCATCTACATGGAAAACACACTCTTCTTACAAAGTAGTATCCTAATATACTCCATCACATGGTTTGGAGAAATGTGCTTCCATATGTTGACATGTGTAGAGCACTACCTGGCTGTTGTTCATCCCATCATCTATCTAAACCTGAGAAATGAAAGatggatcagaatcagaactGTAATTACTGGCTTTGTCTGGCTACTTTGCCTTTCATGGGTAATTTTAGTAACAGTCAAACATTTTTTGGTAGTAATTTTCTGCTTTGTGATTTTCTGTCTTTTAGTTGTCTCCTTTTGTAACTTTTCTGTTTTGAGTGTTTTAATACGTCCAGGCCCGGGTGGGCAGGGTGGAGGCAGGGAGAGGGCTGACCAATCAAAACGGAGGGCATTCTACACTATTGTGGCCATACTGGGTACACTGGTGTTGAGGTTTGCTTGGGGCCTCTTTTGGACAATAGTGTATGTCTCAAAGGGGAATACGGATTGTGTCACGATGACAGTGGATGTGTGGTTTAGTTTGCCAAGCAGTCTGATGTTGCCACTGCTCTTTCTATACCGAACAGGAAGATGTCTGTTTTGTAAGAAAAACATCCCATCAGCGTGA